One region of Chitinophaga varians genomic DNA includes:
- a CDS encoding RNA polymerase sigma-70 factor produces the protein MDNKPLNSELDLLLLVSQGDEAAFARLFHAYHQRLGAFVFQLTGSLSMAEEIVQEVFIRIWEKRDKLSQVSHFHPYLYTTAKNYTFSFLKKLGRELEHKQQWEMTVTADTGNPFEETMDARYRRIIDEAIEELPAQRQRVYLLSRDEGLRQAEIAERMAISRETVKKHMVLALRAIRSYALTHPETNLLLLLFLPK, from the coding sequence TTGGACAATAAACCATTAAATAGTGAACTCGATTTACTATTATTAGTATCGCAAGGCGATGAAGCCGCATTTGCCCGGTTGTTCCATGCCTACCACCAAAGACTCGGCGCCTTTGTATTTCAGCTCACCGGCTCCCTGTCCATGGCGGAAGAAATTGTACAGGAAGTCTTTATCCGCATCTGGGAAAAGCGCGATAAACTCAGCCAGGTAAGCCATTTCCATCCCTATCTTTATACAACGGCTAAAAACTATACCTTCTCTTTCCTTAAGAAACTGGGCCGCGAACTGGAACACAAACAACAGTGGGAAATGACTGTCACCGCCGATACCGGCAATCCGTTTGAAGAAACCATGGATGCCCGCTATCGCCGCATCATTGATGAAGCCATTGAAGAACTGCCCGCACAAAGACAACGGGTGTATCTGCTCAGTCGTGATGAAGGCCTGCGACAGGCTGAAATCGCAGAACGGATGGCGATCTCCCGGGAAACCGTGAAAAAACACATGGTGCTCGCGCTCCGGGCCATCCGCAGTTATGCGCTCACACATCCGGAAACGAACCTGTTACTGCTGTTGTTCCTGCCTAAATAA
- a CDS encoding serine hydrolase domain-containing protein encodes MRNIIPILLAVLFCSCHNNDDLPAPETPDQETGTFDEANIDKNKIISLENDINNGKYNIHSLIILRKNKLIYEQYFAGDDAVFPTPVGKIPHTRDSLHDCRSVTKSIVSACVGIALAQGKIKSVDDKIFDYFPTYRQYATGDKADITIRHLLTMSSGLDWNERVSYDDPANAERQMLEAQDPTGFVLQCKSAAKPGTVFNYSGGNTHLLGQIVERTTGMSIRDFASRYLFQPLGITNFLWSARADGIYWMPSGLRMRPLDMARIGRLYMQQGQWKGQQLIPAAWITQSTKWIVDSDEKNVGYGFQFWCSKPQVAGQPVDMVQAEGNGGQTIAMIPSLDLEIVMTAGYYNDVTDQANQVLVRDVLGAVKK; translated from the coding sequence ATGAGAAACATCATTCCCATTCTCTTAGCCGTTTTGTTTTGCTCCTGTCATAATAACGATGATCTGCCCGCTCCTGAAACACCAGACCAGGAAACAGGCACTTTCGACGAAGCCAACATAGACAAAAACAAAATCATCTCACTGGAAAACGACATTAACAACGGCAAATACAACATTCACAGCCTTATCATCCTGCGAAAAAACAAACTCATCTACGAACAGTACTTTGCAGGAGACGATGCCGTATTTCCAACGCCGGTAGGGAAAATACCGCATACACGTGACAGCCTGCATGACTGCCGGAGCGTCACCAAAAGCATCGTATCTGCCTGCGTAGGCATCGCGCTGGCACAAGGAAAAATCAAAAGCGTGGATGATAAGATCTTCGATTACTTTCCAACCTACCGGCAGTATGCTACCGGCGATAAAGCCGATATCACTATCCGTCACCTGCTGACGATGAGCTCGGGGCTGGACTGGAACGAGCGCGTGTCTTATGATGATCCTGCCAACGCCGAACGGCAAATGCTGGAAGCACAAGATCCCACCGGCTTTGTATTGCAATGTAAGAGCGCTGCCAAACCCGGCACCGTTTTCAACTACAGCGGTGGTAACACCCACCTGCTCGGACAAATCGTGGAACGGACTACGGGCATGAGCATACGCGATTTCGCCAGCCGATATCTTTTTCAGCCGCTGGGCATCACAAACTTCCTCTGGAGCGCACGTGCCGACGGTATATACTGGATGCCTTCAGGGTTGCGTATGCGCCCGCTGGACATGGCACGCATAGGCCGCCTCTATATGCAGCAGGGACAATGGAAAGGACAACAGCTCATCCCCGCAGCATGGATCACCCAATCCACCAAATGGATCGTTGATTCCGATGAAAAGAACGTTGGCTACGGCTTCCAGTTCTGGTGCTCCAAACCACAGGTGGCAGGTCAACCGGTGGACATGGTCCAGGCAGAAGGCAACGGTGGCCAGACCATCGCCATGATACCTTCACTGGACCTGGAAATAGTGATGACAGCCGGTTACTACAACGACGTAACAGATCAGGCGAATCAGGTGCTGGTGAGAGATGTGTTGGGCGCGGTGAAGAAATAA
- a CDS encoding Fic family protein, translating into MKPPYDITDNILKLIVSISEKIGAINATHLQRVPATLRKANRIKTIQSSLEIEGNTLSEEQVTAILNNKRVLAPQKDILEVMNAIKLYDSLPGFKSVSQASFLKAHRILMSGLVASPGTLRNRAVGIVKGAKVTHVAPPGPMVKSLVNDLFTYLKNTDELALIKSCVFHNEIEFIHPFMDGNGRMGRFWQTVILMEQYPVFEFLPIEHIVKKRQTDYYKALGIADKTGKSTVFIEFMLSVIEEALDELAEVRPVKLTVNDRIAGFQKAIGSATFTRKDYMKHYTELSAATASRDLKAAVDENVLKMYGEKNTTVYQFV; encoded by the coding sequence ATGAAACCGCCATACGATATTACCGATAACATTTTGAAGCTGATTGTCTCAATTTCAGAGAAGATAGGAGCCATTAACGCCACCCACCTGCAGCGGGTGCCAGCCACACTACGCAAGGCAAACAGGATAAAGACCATACAGTCTTCTCTCGAAATCGAGGGTAATACGCTTTCGGAAGAACAGGTAACCGCTATTTTGAATAATAAACGGGTGTTGGCCCCACAAAAGGACATACTCGAGGTCATGAATGCCATTAAACTGTATGATAGTTTACCCGGATTTAAATCTGTCAGCCAGGCGTCGTTTTTAAAAGCGCATCGGATTTTGATGTCCGGATTAGTCGCATCTCCGGGGACATTAAGGAATCGGGCTGTTGGTATCGTGAAAGGAGCCAAAGTAACGCATGTAGCCCCCCCGGGACCTATGGTCAAGTCATTGGTGAATGATTTGTTTACCTATCTGAAAAATACCGACGAATTAGCGTTGATCAAAAGTTGTGTTTTCCATAATGAAATAGAATTCATTCACCCGTTTATGGATGGTAATGGCAGAATGGGACGTTTTTGGCAGACTGTTATTTTAATGGAGCAATATCCGGTATTTGAATTTCTGCCTATAGAGCATATCGTAAAAAAACGGCAAACTGACTATTATAAAGCACTTGGTATCGCTGATAAGACCGGAAAATCTACTGTGTTCATTGAGTTTATGTTGTCAGTTATTGAAGAAGCGCTCGATGAGCTAGCGGAAGTCAGACCTGTGAAATTGACTGTAAATGACCGGATAGCAGGTTTTCAAAAAGCCATTGGCAGCGCAACTTTTACGAGGAAAGATTACATGAAGCACTACACTGAACTATCAGCGGCTACGGCCAGTAGGGATTTGAAAGCAGCAGTTGATGAGAACGTTTTGAAAATGTATGGGGAAAAAAATACGACAGTTTACCAATTTGTTTAG
- a CDS encoding FecR family protein: MDNNRLKYLLSQYTTRTATSAELEELKTFLGSDDQDAQLEWMIEEAWVQSAETDRPVFDTQSDTMLARILSAKVIKPSLAKTFYRSYRAAAAILLLVLAGATILFTRQRKKPAPVAAAQHKVFQPGSDKAILTLANGQTIELDSNMNGQIAQQGQVSLQTNAGRLIYKSPSAPANATVSWNTLRTPKGGQYSLVLPDGSRVWLNAASSLQYPTTFTGPTRQVTLNGEAYFEIQPNAAQPFFVTTGETAVAVLGTSFNIMAYNNENNIKTTLLQGSVKVSRQSAHHLLKPGQQSLINENGTMEIIDHADTDLAVAWKNGLISFRSADIRTIMRQVERWYNIEVVFKGEVPTRTFTGDIPRTADLSALLRLLEISKIHFKLEEEKLIVM; encoded by the coding sequence ATGGACAACAACAGATTAAAATACCTGTTAAGCCAGTACACCACCCGTACGGCCACTTCCGCTGAACTGGAAGAGCTGAAGACATTTCTTGGCTCCGATGACCAGGACGCACAGCTCGAATGGATGATAGAAGAGGCATGGGTACAATCCGCTGAAACAGACCGACCGGTATTCGACACCCAGTCAGATACGATGCTGGCCCGTATCCTCTCTGCAAAAGTTATCAAACCCTCGTTAGCTAAAACGTTTTATAGAAGCTACAGGGCCGCAGCAGCCATCCTGCTGCTGGTACTGGCCGGCGCCACCATCCTCTTTACGCGCCAACGTAAAAAACCAGCGCCGGTAGCAGCAGCACAGCATAAAGTTTTTCAGCCCGGCTCAGATAAAGCCATCCTCACGCTGGCCAATGGTCAAACCATAGAACTGGACAGCAATATGAACGGACAGATAGCACAACAGGGACAGGTAAGCCTGCAAACCAATGCCGGCCGGCTGATCTATAAATCACCATCCGCCCCGGCCAACGCCACTGTCAGCTGGAATACGCTCCGTACCCCTAAAGGCGGTCAATACAGCCTCGTACTCCCCGACGGCTCACGGGTATGGCTCAACGCAGCTTCATCGCTGCAATACCCCACCACCTTCACCGGACCAACAAGGCAGGTGACCCTCAACGGGGAAGCCTACTTCGAAATCCAACCCAACGCTGCCCAGCCGTTTTTTGTCACCACCGGCGAAACAGCCGTGGCGGTACTCGGCACCAGCTTCAACATCATGGCCTACAACAATGAGAATAACATCAAAACAACACTTTTACAGGGATCTGTCAAGGTAAGCCGGCAATCGGCCCATCATCTCCTTAAACCAGGACAACAATCACTGATCAACGAAAACGGCACCATGGAAATCATCGACCATGCCGATACCGACCTCGCTGTAGCCTGGAAAAACGGCCTCATCTCCTTCAGAAGCGCCGATATCCGCACTATCATGCGACAGGTAGAACGCTGGTACAATATTGAAGTAGTGTTTAAAGGAGAGGTTCCCACCCGTACCTTCACCGGTGACATCCCAAGAACAGCAGATCTGTCGGCACTTTTACGCTTGTTAGAAATCAGTAAGATTCATTTCAAACTGGAAGAGGAAAAATTAATCGTCATGTAG
- a CDS encoding DUF779 domain-containing protein, whose amino-acid sequence MSVARVIATEKAVALVHELQRSHGPLMFHQSGGCCDGSQPMCFKAGEFITGSSDVCLGEVEGCRFYMHRDQFEYWKHTRLILDVTPGRGSSFSLEIPLGVRFYIRSEIFTTDELNDLEPVI is encoded by the coding sequence ATGAGTGTCGCCCGTGTTATCGCTACCGAAAAGGCCGTCGCGCTGGTCCATGAGCTGCAGCGCAGCCATGGTCCGTTGATGTTCCATCAAAGCGGCGGCTGTTGCGACGGGAGCCAGCCCATGTGTTTCAAAGCAGGCGAATTTATTACCGGCAGCAGTGACGTATGCCTTGGAGAAGTGGAGGGCTGCCGGTTTTATATGCATCGCGACCAGTTTGAATACTGGAAACATACCCGGTTGATTTTGGACGTCACACCCGGAAGAGGCAGCAGCTTCTCGCTGGAAATACCACTGGGTGTGCGATTTTATATCAGGTCGGAAATTTTTACAACAGATGAGCTGAATGATCTTGAGCCCGTAATATAG
- a CDS encoding SusC/RagA family TonB-linked outer membrane protein, producing MKYCQHARPFRVPGLRSTMPDRSLVTGKSGAHLTFKKRLIMQLKIVTLLLTVACLQISARSMSQQITLSRKHASLLSVFEDIKKQSGYSFWYEDIMLKKSKPVDIQLQNASLERTLAAIFQDQPFSYEIIGKVIALKEKQTSAETKEPAPEFTQDKRKITGTVKDSTGTPIPGVTYLVKGTKTGGATDASGHFSVEAPQGTVVLVFSSIGFQPTTVTVGSSNTVNVVLHAASSGLNEMVVTALGIKRPKGTLGYAISTIQGEELTKAGTTMNPFLALYGKAAGVGVNMGASGPQGGIKINIRGAASMNPDQNIRPMFVVDGVILSDRKTSIGGSVGQGFDYGAGINDINPSDIESMVILKGAKATVLYGSDAANGVVLITTKSGRNSTGMGMTGSIQYTNEQPVSYLKLQDQYGLGDNIYDTVYATVNGQKIRTIPNKRFSFGPKFDGANAMFYDSSIVKNSPHTNNFLSLFNTGRSTTGNVAIAGSNDKGSVRASYTNYYYKDINGDNSWQKRNTFSFNANYKASNLASFEVISNIYNITSMNRRGSNDGSVAWGLPLDYDYKLIYPFYTDQTGYKRDLSLAGVPTAFSNLGAFMWDRSQNSLKDDKVHMITSAKVTLNFTPHLFLVGQAGLDYDNTNYTTEKSVTRILPSVADGSFGIAKENATVQTYQALLNYNRSFMQDRLHLFAYTGGAYRLRSSDYLGSSTIGGLNFANLYSFNNESGTPSAANLYQIRSFNRGNDVLYSWLGSASLSWKSELTLELQGRMDWNSTLPPENNKYFYPGVALNWNYTERFAIPGMNSGTLRLSWADVGNGTNRYFANNLYSFTRLSNTTALSITPPDAILPGALKPERKREFEIGINNSFFKDNRLTIDFSAYSNHRYNQIFNLPISPASSSTGLKINVGDVKAWGLELGLTGTPLIGKNYRWDITVNAASQGSKVMRLYPGVTNNPISNLINGSAASIHADEGRPYGEIVMYDYLRDDAGNKIVGSNGMYSLNNQKSIVAGNIMPKFYGGIISDFNYRNFNLRIGLDYKSGGTIFSYTNNRLTGVGELESTLQYRDEAHGGLAYYYDASGNMVPWQHNQPAPAAAQNGRVYHDGIVLPGVMLDANGKSVPNTQMTNASSYYMSYANDLATSFPPDRLYKNNYIKVREVALSYEVPRDLVKRAKLQKLVITAAARNLFYLYKSIPNIDPEGALGADSYVENSIYPTLRTFSLGLNVAF from the coding sequence ATGAAATATTGCCAGCATGCAAGGCCCTTCCGTGTGCCAGGGCTACGCTCAACCATGCCTGACCGTTCACTTGTTACAGGCAAATCCGGTGCACATCTCACCTTCAAAAAAAGACTGATCATGCAACTCAAAATAGTCACCTTGTTGCTGACAGTAGCCTGCCTGCAAATCAGTGCCAGGTCTATGTCACAACAGATCACACTATCCCGGAAACATGCATCTCTCCTGAGCGTTTTTGAAGACATCAAAAAACAATCTGGATACAGTTTCTGGTATGAAGACATCATGCTGAAAAAAAGCAAACCGGTAGATATACAACTGCAAAACGCCTCGCTGGAACGCACCCTGGCAGCCATCTTCCAGGACCAGCCCTTTTCGTATGAAATCATCGGCAAAGTGATTGCGCTGAAAGAAAAACAAACCAGCGCAGAAACAAAGGAGCCTGCCCCGGAGTTTACACAGGACAAACGGAAAATAACCGGTACCGTAAAGGACAGTACCGGCACCCCTATCCCCGGTGTTACCTACCTCGTAAAAGGAACTAAAACCGGTGGCGCCACAGACGCCTCCGGACACTTTTCCGTTGAAGCGCCACAGGGGACCGTGGTACTGGTGTTCTCCTCCATCGGCTTCCAGCCCACCACTGTTACCGTGGGCAGCTCCAACACCGTCAACGTGGTACTGCACGCTGCCTCCAGCGGCCTCAATGAAATGGTGGTGACCGCCCTCGGTATCAAACGCCCAAAAGGCACACTGGGATATGCTATCAGCACCATCCAGGGTGAAGAACTGACCAAAGCCGGTACCACCATGAACCCCTTCCTCGCTCTCTACGGTAAAGCTGCCGGCGTAGGCGTGAACATGGGCGCTTCCGGTCCACAGGGCGGTATCAAAATCAATATCCGCGGCGCCGCCAGTATGAACCCCGACCAGAACATCCGCCCGATGTTTGTGGTAGACGGTGTTATCCTCAGCGACCGTAAAACATCTATCGGCGGTTCCGTAGGCCAGGGCTTCGATTACGGCGCAGGTATCAACGATATCAACCCTTCCGATATCGAATCCATGGTTATCCTCAAAGGCGCGAAGGCTACCGTACTGTATGGCAGCGATGCGGCCAACGGCGTGGTGCTCATCACCACCAAAAGCGGCCGTAACAGCACCGGTATGGGCATGACCGGCTCTATCCAATACACCAACGAGCAACCGGTATCTTACCTGAAACTGCAGGACCAGTACGGCCTCGGTGACAATATCTACGATACCGTGTATGCCACCGTGAATGGACAGAAAATCAGGACCATCCCTAACAAACGCTTTAGCTTCGGCCCTAAATTCGATGGCGCCAACGCGATGTTCTACGATAGCTCCATAGTAAAAAATTCACCGCACACCAACAACTTCCTGTCGCTCTTCAATACCGGCCGTTCCACTACCGGTAACGTGGCCATCGCCGGCAGCAACGACAAAGGAAGCGTGCGTGCATCTTATACCAACTACTACTATAAAGACATCAACGGCGACAACTCCTGGCAGAAAAGAAACACCTTCAGCTTCAACGCCAACTACAAAGCCTCCAATCTTGCCAGCTTCGAAGTGATCTCCAATATCTACAACATCACCAGCATGAACCGCCGCGGTTCCAACGATGGTTCTGTAGCCTGGGGCCTGCCGCTGGATTACGATTATAAGCTGATCTACCCCTTCTATACCGATCAGACGGGATATAAACGAGACCTCTCCCTCGCCGGCGTGCCTACCGCGTTCTCCAACCTGGGCGCCTTCATGTGGGACCGCTCCCAAAACTCCCTGAAAGACGATAAGGTGCATATGATCACGTCTGCCAAAGTAACGCTGAACTTCACCCCGCACCTCTTCCTCGTGGGACAGGCCGGACTTGACTATGACAACACCAATTACACCACCGAAAAGAGCGTGACCAGGATACTGCCCAGCGTTGCCGACGGTTCTTTCGGTATCGCCAAAGAAAACGCTACCGTACAAACCTACCAGGCGTTGCTGAACTACAACCGCTCGTTCATGCAGGACAGGCTGCACCTGTTTGCCTACACCGGTGGCGCCTACCGCCTGCGGTCTTCCGACTACCTCGGCAGTTCCACCATCGGCGGTCTCAACTTCGCAAACCTCTACTCTTTCAACAACGAATCCGGTACGCCGTCTGCCGCCAACCTGTATCAGATCAGAAGCTTCAACCGTGGCAACGACGTGTTGTACAGCTGGCTGGGCTCCGCGTCCCTCTCCTGGAAAAGCGAGCTTACCCTCGAATTACAGGGCCGTATGGACTGGAACTCTACCCTGCCTCCTGAAAACAACAAATACTTCTATCCCGGCGTAGCCCTTAACTGGAACTATACCGAACGTTTCGCTATCCCTGGTATGAACAGCGGTACCCTCCGCCTGTCATGGGCCGATGTGGGCAACGGTACCAACCGTTACTTCGCCAACAACCTCTATAGCTTCACCCGGTTGTCCAATACCACCGCGCTCTCTATCACACCGCCGGATGCCATCCTGCCCGGCGCACTGAAACCGGAACGTAAAAGAGAGTTTGAAATCGGTATCAACAACTCCTTCTTTAAAGACAACCGCCTGACGATTGATTTCTCTGCGTATAGCAATCACCGTTACAACCAGATCTTCAACCTGCCTATCTCTCCCGCATCCAGCTCTACAGGGCTTAAAATCAACGTGGGCGACGTGAAAGCATGGGGACTGGAACTGGGCCTCACCGGTACGCCGCTCATCGGTAAAAACTACAGATGGGACATCACCGTGAACGCTGCCAGCCAGGGTTCCAAAGTAATGCGTCTCTATCCAGGCGTAACCAACAACCCGATCTCCAACCTGATCAACGGCTCTGCTGCTTCCATTCACGCGGATGAAGGACGCCCGTACGGCGAAATCGTGATGTACGACTACCTCCGCGATGATGCCGGTAACAAAATCGTAGGTTCTAACGGCATGTATTCACTCAACAACCAGAAGTCGATCGTTGCCGGTAACATCATGCCTAAATTCTACGGCGGTATCATCTCAGACTTCAACTACAGGAACTTCAACCTCCGCATCGGTCTCGATTACAAATCCGGCGGTACCATCTTCTCCTATACCAACAACCGCCTCACCGGCGTAGGTGAACTGGAAAGCACCCTTCAGTACAGGGATGAAGCACACGGCGGCCTTGCTTATTACTATGACGCCAGCGGTAATATGGTACCATGGCAGCATAACCAGCCTGCTCCTGCCGCCGCGCAAAACGGCCGCGTATACCACGATGGTATCGTTCTTCCGGGTGTAATGCTGGACGCCAACGGCAAGTCTGTTCCTAATACGCAGATGACCAATGCCAGCAGCTATTACATGAGCTATGCCAACGACCTGGCCACTTCATTCCCGCCAGACCGCCTGTACAAAAACAACTATATCAAAGTAAGGGAAGTAGCTCTCTCCTATGAAGTACCACGCGATTTGGTAAAACGTGCGAAACTGCAAAAACTGGTTATCACCGCTGCGGCACGTAACCTGTTTTATCTCTATAAATCCATTCCCAACATTGATCCGGAAGGCGCGCTGGGTGCAGACTCCTATGTAGAAAACAGCATCTATCCAACACTGCGCACTTTCTCCCTGGGACTGAACGTTGCTTTCTAA
- a CDS encoding NAD(P)/FAD-dependent oxidoreductase — translation MQKKAIIIGAGPAGLTAAYELLQRTDIMPIILEKSTDIGGISKTVNYKGNRIDIGGHRFFSKSDRVMDWWMTVMPLDKEAAEIFTISYQQKTREIKTPQKNGETDTLVAENPDLVMLVRKRLSRIYFLKKFFTYPIQLSIDTLRKLGIMTTIRIMISYLYAQLFPKKPEKSLEDFMINRFGKTLYLLFFKHYTEKVWGVPCNEISAEWGAQRIKGISIGKAIAHAAKAAWNASKPKDIKQKNVETSLIEQFLYPKHGPGQLWEEVARQVTSQGATLLMQHDVVGIRTEGNRITAIEALDKTTGEKTVLEGDYFFSTMPVQELVAGLKADVPAHVREIAAGLQYRDFITIGILLKSLSFEDAKTHHHQPITLNDTWIYIQEKDVKVGRLQLFNNWSPFMVKDPTTTWVGMEYFCNKGDDFWELTDNEIRETAIHELCKIGLARKEDVLDATVLRMEKTYPAYFGTYTRFDEVRHYLDTFGNLFLVGRNGMHKYNNSDHSMLTAMVAVDNIAAGITDKANIWSINTEQEYHEEKK, via the coding sequence ATGCAAAAGAAAGCCATTATCATCGGTGCAGGGCCTGCCGGCCTTACTGCTGCCTATGAACTGCTCCAACGCACAGATATAATGCCCATCATCCTGGAAAAAAGCACAGATATTGGCGGCATTTCCAAAACGGTCAACTATAAAGGCAACCGTATCGATATAGGCGGACACCGGTTCTTCTCGAAGTCCGACCGCGTCATGGACTGGTGGATGACCGTCATGCCGCTCGACAAAGAAGCGGCTGAAATATTCACCATCAGCTACCAGCAAAAAACAAGGGAAATAAAAACACCACAGAAAAACGGGGAAACAGACACCCTCGTCGCAGAAAACCCCGACCTGGTGATGCTGGTCAGAAAACGCCTGTCCCGCATCTACTTCCTGAAGAAATTCTTTACCTATCCTATACAGCTGTCTATCGATACGCTGCGCAAACTGGGCATCATGACCACCATCCGGATCATGATCTCCTACCTGTACGCACAACTGTTTCCCAAAAAACCGGAGAAGTCGCTGGAAGATTTTATGATCAACCGCTTCGGGAAAACACTTTACCTGCTGTTCTTCAAACACTATACAGAGAAAGTATGGGGCGTTCCCTGTAATGAAATATCCGCTGAATGGGGCGCGCAACGCATCAAAGGCATCTCTATCGGCAAAGCAATTGCCCATGCCGCCAAAGCCGCCTGGAACGCCAGCAAGCCCAAAGACATCAAACAGAAAAATGTGGAGACAAGCCTCATTGAACAGTTCCTCTATCCCAAACACGGCCCCGGCCAACTCTGGGAAGAAGTAGCCCGCCAGGTGACCTCGCAAGGTGCCACACTGCTGATGCAACACGATGTGGTGGGCATCCGCACAGAAGGCAACCGTATCACCGCCATCGAAGCACTGGACAAAACCACCGGCGAAAAAACCGTGCTGGAAGGAGACTATTTCTTTTCCACCATGCCGGTACAGGAACTGGTGGCCGGCCTTAAAGCCGATGTGCCGGCCCATGTCCGCGAAATAGCTGCCGGCCTGCAATACCGCGATTTCATCACCATCGGTATCCTGCTGAAAAGCCTTAGCTTCGAAGATGCTAAAACACACCACCATCAACCTATCACACTCAACGACACCTGGATCTATATCCAGGAAAAAGATGTGAAAGTAGGAAGGCTGCAACTGTTCAACAACTGGAGCCCCTTCATGGTGAAAGATCCGACCACCACCTGGGTAGGCATGGAATATTTCTGTAACAAAGGCGATGACTTCTGGGAACTGACCGATAACGAAATCAGGGAAACAGCCATACACGAACTATGCAAAATAGGGCTGGCCCGAAAAGAAGATGTGCTCGATGCCACCGTGCTCCGTATGGAAAAAACCTATCCGGCCTATTTCGGCACCTATACCCGGTTCGATGAAGTACGCCACTATCTCGACACCTTCGGCAATCTCTTTCTGGTAGGCCGCAACGGCATGCATAAATACAATAACTCCGACCACTCCATGCTGACAGCCATGGTGGCGGTAGACAACATCGCTGCCGGTATCACCGATAAAGCCAATATCTGGTCTATCAACACCGAACAGGAATATCACGAAGAGAAAAAATAA